In Bacillus sp. DX3.1, the following proteins share a genomic window:
- the queC gene encoding 7-cyano-7-deazaguanine synthase QueC, whose product MSEMKKEKAVVVFSGGQDSTTCLFWAMQQFAEVEAVTFNYNQRHKLEIDCAAEIAKELGIKHTVLDMSLLNQLAPNALTRTDMEITHEEGELPSTFVDGRNLLFLSFAAVLAKQIGARHIVTGVCETDFSGYPDCRDVFVKSLNVTLNLSMDYPFVIHTPLMWIDKAETWKLSDELGAFKFVREKTLTCYNGIIGDGCGECPACKLRKAGLDTYLQEREGANV is encoded by the coding sequence ATGAGTGAGATGAAAAAAGAAAAAGCAGTCGTCGTTTTTAGTGGTGGTCAAGATAGTACAACATGTTTATTTTGGGCAATGCAGCAATTTGCAGAAGTTGAGGCCGTGACGTTTAATTATAACCAACGTCATAAGTTAGAAATTGATTGTGCAGCTGAAATTGCCAAAGAGTTAGGAATTAAGCATACGGTACTTGATATGAGTTTATTAAATCAACTTGCTCCCAATGCGTTAACAAGAACGGATATGGAGATTACACATGAAGAAGGCGAGTTACCATCTACATTTGTAGATGGACGAAATCTACTGTTCCTATCATTTGCAGCTGTGTTGGCAAAACAAATTGGAGCACGTCATATTGTAACGGGCGTATGCGAAACTGATTTTAGCGGCTATCCAGACTGCCGTGACGTGTTTGTGAAATCGTTAAACGTTACATTAAATCTATCTATGGATTATCCGTTTGTAATTCATACGCCACTTATGTGGATCGATAAAGCAGAAACATGGAAATTGTCAGATGAACTTGGAGCATTTAAGTTTGTTAGAGAAAAAACATTAACGTGCTATAACGGAATAATTGGTGATGGTTGTGGCGAGTGCCCAGCGTGTAAACTTCGCAAAGCAGGTTTAGATACGTATCTACA